The genomic interval TTGGCGGGCGTCGGGTGCGGCGCAAGGTGACGGTGGCCGAAAGCTATGATCTGCTGATCGCGGAAGAGGCCGACAAGCTGCTGGACGATGAGGTCGTCAAGGCGGCGGCGCTGGAATCGGTGCAGGAAAACGGCATCGTCTTTGTCGATGAGATCGACAAGGTGGCGGCACGGACCGATGCGCGGGGTGGCGATGTCAGCCGCGAGGGGGTTCAGCGCGACCTGTTGCCGCTGATCGAGGGGACCACGGTGTCCACCAAATACGGGCCGGTGAAGACGGATCATATCCTGTTCATCGCCTCGGGGGCGTTCCATGTGGCCAAGCCAAGCGATCTGCTGCCGGAATTGCAGGGGCGTCTGCCCATTCGCGTGGAATTGCGGGCGCTGACCGAGGAAGATTTCATCCGGATCCTGACCGAAACCGACAATGCCCTGACGCGGCAATATACCGCGCTGATGGCGACCGAGGGCGTCACCGTCAGCTTTACCGATGACGGTATTGCAGCGCTGGCGCGGATCGCGGCCGAGGTGAATGCGGCGGTCGAGAATATCGGCGCCCGACGTCTTTACACGGTGATCGAGCGGGTGTTCGAGGATCTGTCCTTTGCCGCGCCGGATAAAAGCGGCGAGTCGGTCAGTGTGGATGCGGCTTTCGTCGAAGAGCATCTGGGCGATCTGGCGCGCTCCACCGATCTGTCGCGCTATGTGCTGTGACGGAACCAACTGGCCCCATAGCCGTTTGATCCGAGAGCAAAAAGGGAAAAGCGGCTATGAAGTGGATATTTGGCGTTATCATCTTCGTGCTGGATGTCTGGGCAATCGCTTCGATCATCAACACGAATGAATCCATGGGTACGAAGATCCTGTGGATCCTGCTGATCGCAGTTCTGCCGGTCATCGGCTTTGTGATCTGGTGGTTTGCCGGACCAAAGGCGAATTATTCAGTCTGACCTGACAGGGCCCGGTTTCGACCGGGCCTTTTGCTATCCGGGCAGGCGGCGCAGATAGACGTAATAGGCGCCCTCGCCCCCGTGACGGTAATGGGCCGCGTTCACCTGTTGCACCAGGGGCGACAGCGGCGGGCTGTTCAGCCAATGCGGCACCTGATGGCGCAGCGCGCCGGGCCGTGTGGGCAGCGGGCCATGATCGCCCCTGCCCTTGCCCGTGATCACCAGCACCAGCCGACGGCCAGTCGCTTGGCAGGACATGATGAAGCGGATCAGTTCCGGCTGCGCCTGCGCCAGGGTCATGCCATGCAGGTCCAGCCGCGCCTCGGGGACAAGCTTGCCTTGCGACATGCGCTTATGGGTTTTCTTGTCCATGCGCAGGGGTTGGGCCGCCAGACGCTGCGCCGGGCTGGAGGACAGATGCCTGTAATCCGGCACAGGGAGCGTACTGGCCTCGCCGATCCGGAAATGCGGAGCGGGCTTCTTTGGCGCGGGGCGGGGCTTGCTGTCGGTCAGGAAAGGGTTCGACCCGCCCCCATCGGCAGGTCGGGTCGGGTTCAGCGGTGTCGTCGTTTTGGCGACGCGGGACCAGAGCGCTTGCTCATCAGGCGTCAGGCCCCTGCGTCTGCGAGACATCAGTTCGTCGCGACAAGCTGCCAATTCGGGTCGTCCTGACCCATGCGGCGGGCGAAGGTCCAGACATCACGCTGCTTGCGCGCCGATTTCGGGTCGCCTTCGATCACATTGCCATCCGCGTCGCGGGTGGCGGCGATCAGTTCGGACACGAAGCGGACAGACAGCTCGGCCATGCCATCGGCGCGGTTGAACTCTGCCGCGGCCAGCGCGGTTTCGCGGGTGCCCAGATATTGCGCCTCGACCGTCTGATTATTGGCGGCACGGGCGTCGATGACGGATTGGAAAGCTTCGGCCACCGGCGCATCCAGGAAGGCGCGGACTTCGGACAGGTCGCCGTTTTCGAAGGCCATCAGGATCATCTCATAAGCCGATCTTGCGCCCGTCAGGAATTCGCCCACGGCAAAGGACGGCTCGACCGATTTCATCGCGGCCAGCGCCTCGGCCGTCGGGCTGCCAGCCTCGGCATGGTCGAGAATGTCGTGATCGACCTCTTCTGCGGTGCCGTCGATCACCTCGAAACGATCCCGGCGCGTTTCCGGCTGATCGGTCTGCGTCGGCTCGAAGCCGTCACGCGTGCCCAATACGTTGCGCAAGCGCAGGATCAGGAAGATCGCGATCGCAGCCAGAGCAAGCAGTTGGAGCAGCGGACTGGAAGACATTCGTTCTGGCCTCATTTGGCGGTGGGTTTATTGGTATCGGCGTCTTGCGTCATTATGTAGGGATGGGGCGGCGGCAAGTCCAGCTATCGCGCCGATAAGGAGGTTTTTTCGCATGTGGCTTCTGGCTGTCTTTGTTTTATTGCCGATCGTCGAAATCGCATTGTTCATTCTGATGGGCGGGGCGATCGGGCTGTGGCCGACGCTGTCGTTGGTGATCCTTGGCGCGGTTCTGGGCGTTGTCGTGATCCGCAGCCAGGGCCGCAACGCCTGGCTTGAGGCGCAGCGCAGCCTGGCCGAAGTACGCGATCCGTCGCGACCGCTGGCCCATGGGGCGATGATCATGACGGCGGGCATGCTGTTGATCATGCCGGGATTTTTCACCGATACGATCGGTCTGCTGTTGCTGCTGCCCTTCGTGCGCGACGCGGTCATGCGCTTCATGGGACGGCGGGTTCAGGTCCGTCGCGGGCCGTCGGGACAGTCCGGCTATCGCCCGCCCTATGCGGATGGAGTCATCGATGGCGATTACGTGGTCGAGGATGAGCCGCAGGATGGCCGCCGCCCCGGCCCGCCCGATCTGGAACCGCCGCAGGATCGCAGGCAGGGTCGTCCCGGCGGATCGGGATGGACGCGCCATTGAGGCATCTTCGCTCGCCTGTTAGATAAACATCAATCCGAATATACGAGGAACCATCATGGCCGAAGAACATACCCCGAATGCCGAGGAGGCCAGCGCCCAACCGCAGGTGCGCATGCAGATCCTGGCACAATATATCCGCGATCTTTCCTTCGAGAACGCCGTCGCCACCAAGGGCGCACCGCAGGGCGACGTGCAGCCGGAAATGACCGTGCAGGTCAGCCTCGATGCCCGCAAGCGCGGCGCCGAGCATCAATACGAGGTCATCACGAAATTCCGCGTCACCTCGACCAACAAGGCGGATGATTCCACCATGTTCCTGGCCGAGCTGGATTATGGCGGGGTGTTCCACATCGAGGGCGTGCCGGAAGATCAGCTGCATCCCTTCCTGATGATCGAATGCCCGCGCATGCTGTTCCCCTTCGTGCGCCGCATCATCTCTGACCTGACCCGCGACGGCGGTTTCCCGCCCTTCAACATGGATCCGGTGGATTTCGTCGCGCTGTACCGTCAGGAACTGCAGCGTCGCGCGCAGGCCCAGACCGAGAACGGCGCACCGGCCGATCAGCGCCTGTCCTGATCGGGGATGGCCGCACAGAATCGTCGGGCCTGGCAACGCATGTTGTCAGGCCGGCGTCTGGATCTGCTGGATCCGACGCCTTTCGACATCGAAGTTTCCGATATTGCACATGGACTGGCCTTCGTGGCGCGCTGGAACGGTCAGACGCGCGGCGACTGGCCCTATTCCGTGGCCGAGCATTCGCTGCTGGTGGAAGAGATCTTTTCCCGCATGAATCAGGCCGTTGACAGCAGATGGCGGTTGGCGGCGCTGCTGCATGATGCGCCGGAATATGTCATCGGCGACATGATCTCTCCGGTGAAATCGGCGCTTGGCAGCGAATATAAGGCAATGGATGAGCGGCTGACGATTGCGATCCATCGGCGGTTCGGCCTGCCCGCCACCCTGCCCGCCGCGATCAAGAAGAAGATCAAGATGGCGGACCGGATCTCGGCCCGGTTGGAGGCGGTTCAGATCGCGGGCTTCACCGACAGCGAAGCGCGAAAACTGTTCCCCCTGCCAAATGAACTGTTTCTTTCGGATTTAACGATTAACCTTCGGCCCCCGGCCGACGTCAGAATTGCTTATCTCGAAAAATTTAACGTATTGCTGAACAGTACGGATCAGAGTTGAAATAGAAAATTAAAAAAGGCCGTCCTTATCGGCGGCCTGTTTTATCAAATCAGAAGGTCTTCCAGGCTTTTCCCGCCATCCAGATTTTCCTGCACCCAGCGCGGCTTGCGGCCACGGCCGGTCCATGTCTGCGTTGCATCGTCGGGATTGGCGTATTTCGGCGCGACTGTACCACCGCGACGTGTTTTTGCACCGGTAAGTTCAGAGAGATTGAAGCCATGCTCTCTGGCGGCTTCCTCGACAGCGGCCAGCGCCTGACGACGTTTACGCTCTTGATAAGAGTTGATGGCACGGTCAAGCTTTTCACGCAGGGACCGCATCTCTTTCAGCGTCATATTGTCGAAATCATAGTCCATTTTGACCATTTCCGTTTAGTTTTATATTACGTATCTTCAGCCTATACCTTTTGATAAATCACCCAAAAAGGGGTTTTCTTTTATTTTGGACCTCTTTTGGCAAGAATCCGCTGCAATGTCCGGCGATGCATATGTAAACGGCGTGCGGTTTCGCTGACATTTCGGTCGCATTGTTCATAAACACGTTGAATATGCTCCCAGCGGACGCGGTCGGCCGACATGGGGTTTTCCGGCGGCGAGGGCAATATCTCTCCGGTCGCCAGCAGCGCTGAGGTGACATCATTGGCATCTGCGGGCTTGGCCAGATAATCGGTCGCGCCCATCTTGACGGCAGCCACGGCGGTGGCGATGGCGCCATAGCCCGTCAGCACGATGATCCGCGCATCGCCGCGCGTGTCGCGCAGCATCTCGACAACGTCCAGCCCGTTGCCATCCTCCAGCCGTAGATCGATCACGGCATAGGCGGGCGCGAATTTCTGTATCATCGATTTCGCATCGCGCACGCTCAGCGCGGTCTGAGGCGCGAACCCGCGTTTTTCCATCGCCCTCGCCAGGCGCGTGACGAACATCTCGTCATCGTCCACAAGCAAAAGCGAGGGATCGGGTCCAATATTCAGGGATTTTTTATCATCTGTCATGTGTCGGCCTTTCACAGCCAGCATTACGCCCACCGGCTGGTGGACGCAAACACAAGGCAGACGGGATCAGTTCATGGCGTCGATAAAACAGCCCACACGTTCGGCCATAAGCTCTGGTTCGACGTCGCGGCCGAAAAATTCGACCGTCTTGTTTCCCGGCAAAACAAGATAGGTATTGGTCATGTGATCGACGAGGTAATATTCCTTATCCTCATCATCATTCGCGCGATAGTAATTGCGCCAGCCCTTATTGACGGCGGCGATTTCCTCATCCGAACCGGTCAGTCCAATCATATCTTCCGAAAAAAGATCGGTGAAATCCTTCATGACCTCGGGCGTATCCCGCCGGGGATCGACCGTGATCATGATCGTCTGGACGTCTTTTCCCTGCTCTTTCAACAGCGTTTCGGCCTCGGCATTGCGGGCGCTGTCCATCGGGCAGACGTCAGGGCAGCTGGTATAGCCGAAATACAGAAGCGAGGGTTTGGTAAAGACCTCTGCCGCCGTAACCCGCTGACCGTCATCCCGCGTCAGGGTGAAATCCGTGCCGAAACTCTCCATGCCGCCCGCGACATTTCCCTTTTGGCAAGAGGCGAAATCAGGATCACCCGAATTTGCCTGCGTCATATAAACGCCACCGGCGATCAGGACCAATGCGGCAACAACGCTGCCCATAATCAGTATTTTCTTGTCGGACATGTCGCTGCTCCTGCTTCTGAAAACGCACGCATTGATCGCGTATCATCGTCCACGTATCAAGGTCGCTGATGTCGCAGCCGAGGTGTCCATGACCGGATTCTCACACGAAATTGAAGCAGATAGCATCACCCCGCCCGAGTTGGAGCCCATTCGGCTGCGAACGTTGGTGCTGCTGCGCTGGTTCGCGATCACGGGTCAGCTTGCGGCGGTTTTTGCCGCACGAATCATGGGGATCCAGTTTCCCATCGGACCGGTCCTGGCGCTGATCGCGGCGGCGGCCATCATCAATCTGTGGCAGATGCTGAAGCCGCATCAGCGCATGTCGGCCAGCCAGACGGCCGGTCAATTGTCCTTCGACCTGATCCAGCTATCGGCCTTGATCGGGCTGACCGGGGGCTTGGTCAATCCCTTCGGTCTGCTGGTTCTGGCGCCGGTGACGGTTGCGGCAACGGTGCTTGACCGACGCCGGACCCTCGCCCTTGGCATCGCGACGATCATTTTGATTACCCTTGCCTCGGTTCTGGCGGTGCCGCTGCATGACGCCACGGGGACTGAGTTGAGCATGGCCCCGATATTGCTGCTTGGCCATTGGGTCGCGCTGGTCATCGGGGTGGTGTTCTTTGCGGTCTATGCGCATCGCGTCGCGGCCGAGTTGAAGGCAACCTCGACCGCGCTTTTCGCGAC from Paracoccus fistulariae carries:
- the hslU gene encoding ATP-dependent protease ATPase subunit HslU, translating into MTDLTPREIVSELDRFIIGQKDAKRAVAVALRNRWRRKQLGDDLRDEVYPKNILMIGPTGVGKTEISRRLAKLANAPFIKVEATKFTEVGYVGRDVEQIIRDLTDAAMIDTRERMREDVKARAHSSAEERVIEALAGEGARDGTRQMFRDKLKRGELDDTVIELELQDSSNPLGMMEIPGQPGMGGMMDLSGLMKAFGGRRVRRKVTVAESYDLLIAEEADKLLDDEVVKAAALESVQENGIVFVDEIDKVAARTDARGGDVSREGVQRDLLPLIEGTTVSTKYGPVKTDHILFIASGAFHVAKPSDLLPELQGRLPIRVELRALTEEDFIRILTETDNALTRQYTALMATEGVTVSFTDDGIAALARIAAEVNAAVENIGARRLYTVIERVFEDLSFAAPDKSGESVSVDAAFVEEHLGDLARSTDLSRYVL
- a CDS encoding PLD nuclease N-terminal domain-containing protein; protein product: MKWIFGVIIFVLDVWAIASIINTNESMGTKILWILLIAVLPVIGFVIWWFAGPKANYSV
- a CDS encoding Smr/MutS family protein; translation: MSRRRRGLTPDEQALWSRVAKTTTPLNPTRPADGGGSNPFLTDSKPRPAPKKPAPHFRIGEASTLPVPDYRHLSSSPAQRLAAQPLRMDKKTHKRMSQGKLVPEARLDLHGMTLAQAQPELIRFIMSCQATGRRLVLVITGKGRGDHGPLPTRPGALRHQVPHWLNSPPLSPLVQQVNAAHYRHGGEGAYYVYLRRLPG
- a CDS encoding Tim44/TimA family putative adaptor protein yields the protein MSSSPLLQLLALAAIAIFLILRLRNVLGTRDGFEPTQTDQPETRRDRFEVIDGTAEEVDHDILDHAEAGSPTAEALAAMKSVEPSFAVGEFLTGARSAYEMILMAFENGDLSEVRAFLDAPVAEAFQSVIDARAANNQTVEAQYLGTRETALAAAEFNRADGMAELSVRFVSELIAATRDADGNVIEGDPKSARKQRDVWTFARRMGQDDPNWQLVATN
- a CDS encoding FxsA family protein is translated as MWLLAVFVLLPIVEIALFILMGGAIGLWPTLSLVILGAVLGVVVIRSQGRNAWLEAQRSLAEVRDPSRPLAHGAMIMTAGMLLIMPGFFTDTIGLLLLLPFVRDAVMRFMGRRVQVRRGPSGQSGYRPPYADGVIDGDYVVEDEPQDGRRPGPPDLEPPQDRRQGRPGGSGWTRH
- the secB gene encoding protein-export chaperone SecB, which translates into the protein MAEEHTPNAEEASAQPQVRMQILAQYIRDLSFENAVATKGAPQGDVQPEMTVQVSLDARKRGAEHQYEVITKFRVTSTNKADDSTMFLAELDYGGVFHIEGVPEDQLHPFLMIECPRMLFPFVRRIISDLTRDGGFPPFNMDPVDFVALYRQELQRRAQAQTENGAPADQRLS
- a CDS encoding HD family hydrolase; its protein translation is MAAQNRRAWQRMLSGRRLDLLDPTPFDIEVSDIAHGLAFVARWNGQTRGDWPYSVAEHSLLVEEIFSRMNQAVDSRWRLAALLHDAPEYVIGDMISPVKSALGSEYKAMDERLTIAIHRRFGLPATLPAAIKKKIKMADRISARLEAVQIAGFTDSEARKLFPLPNELFLSDLTINLRPPADVRIAYLEKFNVLLNSTDQS
- a CDS encoding H-NS histone family protein; its protein translation is MDYDFDNMTLKEMRSLREKLDRAINSYQERKRRQALAAVEEAAREHGFNLSELTGAKTRRGGTVAPKYANPDDATQTWTGRGRKPRWVQENLDGGKSLEDLLI
- a CDS encoding ActR/PrrA/RegA family redox response regulator transcription factor, producing the protein MTDDKKSLNIGPDPSLLLVDDDEMFVTRLARAMEKRGFAPQTALSVRDAKSMIQKFAPAYAVIDLRLEDGNGLDVVEMLRDTRGDARIIVLTGYGAIATAVAAVKMGATDYLAKPADANDVTSALLATGEILPSPPENPMSADRVRWEHIQRVYEQCDRNVSETARRLHMHRRTLQRILAKRGPK
- a CDS encoding SCO family protein, whose product is MSDKKILIMGSVVAALVLIAGGVYMTQANSGDPDFASCQKGNVAGGMESFGTDFTLTRDDGQRVTAAEVFTKPSLLYFGYTSCPDVCPMDSARNAEAETLLKEQGKDVQTIMITVDPRRDTPEVMKDFTDLFSEDMIGLTGSDEEIAAVNKGWRNYYRANDDEDKEYYLVDHMTNTYLVLPGNKTVEFFGRDVEPELMAERVGCFIDAMN